Proteins encoded within one genomic window of Arachis ipaensis cultivar K30076 chromosome B08, Araip1.1, whole genome shotgun sequence:
- the LOC107610740 gene encoding extensin-like: MRKKTIAKRPPREKVYKLPSKPSTRSQDRTFTPSPSLPTSPPRSVPMARTKTTPRYPAPAKPTPPPKTTPSKPSSSKPGSSKGKRPAVEEPVPEIAKPKSRSVPVRSQRGNPHRPLKSVREPDIDLFAHKSHYMTSHSDFNPIVSNLP; this comes from the coding sequence atgaggaagaaaaccattgcTAAAAGGCCTCCTCGTGAAAAAGTTTACAAACTTCCCTCAAAACCTTCCACTCGCTCCCAAGACCGGACCTTTACTCCATCTCCTTCTCTtcctacctctcctcctcgcTCTGTTCCCATGGCGCGAACCAAAACCACTCCAAGGTACCCTGCTCCTGCCAAGCCGACGCCACCACCTAAGACGACGCCCTCCAAACCAAGCTCTTCGAAACCTGGTTCATCCAAGGGGAAGCGTCCTGCTGTTGAAGAACCTGTTCCTGAGATAGCAAAACCTAAGTCAAGGTCTGTCCCTGTTCGATCACAAAGAGGTAACCCTCATCGCCCTCTCAAATCtgttagagaaccagacattgatcTTTTTGCTCACAAATCACACTACATGACATCTCACTCAGACTTTAACCCCATCgtttcaaatctgccatga